In Streptomyces chartreusis NRRL 3882, the following are encoded in one genomic region:
- a CDS encoding peroxiredoxin, with the protein MTARLEAGDKVEDFALPDETGTVRSLSGLLAEGPVVLFFYPAALTPGCTAQACHFRDLAAEFAAVGARPVGISGDTVERQQEFARQHALGMPLLSDADGTVRERFGVKRGFSLAPTKRTTFVIARDHTVLDVVRSELRMNAHADRALTALRAHRS; encoded by the coding sequence GTGACCGCGCGCCTGGAGGCGGGGGACAAGGTCGAGGACTTCGCCCTGCCCGACGAGACCGGCACCGTCCGCAGCCTGTCCGGACTGCTCGCCGAGGGACCGGTCGTGCTCTTCTTCTACCCGGCCGCCCTGACCCCCGGCTGCACCGCACAGGCCTGCCACTTCCGCGATCTCGCCGCCGAGTTCGCCGCCGTCGGCGCACGCCCCGTCGGCATCAGCGGGGACACCGTCGAGCGCCAGCAGGAGTTCGCCAGACAGCACGCCCTCGGCATGCCCCTGCTGTCCGACGCCGACGGCACCGTCCGCGAGCGGTTCGGCGTGAAGCGGGGCTTCTCCCTGGCACCGACCAAACGCACCACCTTCGTCATAGCGCGCGACCACACCGTCCTCGACGTCGTACGCAGCGAACTGCGCATGAACGCGCACGCCGACCGGGCGCTCACCGCCCTGCGCGCTCACCGGAGCTGA
- a CDS encoding glycoside hydrolase family 32 protein: MSLAAPPQDPHAPRFRVRPPANWMNDPNGPFHWRGRYHLFYQHNPDAPVHANVHWGHVSSPDLARWEHHPIALTPTPGGPDEAGCWSGCVVDDGGVPTAVYTGVDRDHSGLGTICLARAADPDDPALTGWTPLPTPVVTGPPEGLDVVMFRDPFVFRHDGRRWALVGAGHADGTPSVLLYDCDDLTDWRFAGVLLDGRDPAAAAAFGDRATGWECPQLYATRGGEWVLVVSLWDGHPWTTGYLTGRLDTGRAPTDLRFSARAGGLLDHGRDFYAPAVLQEPDRALLWGWSWEAREPGEADWAGVLTAPRVVDVHPDGALRVTPAPELHRLHAAEPFVVAPGRSALPAAYDLTVSARGHATVSLLRSSSGAELTVGLDPARGTVTLDRGDWPRGEAEAAPVVVRVPPREELTVRVLADGSLYELFVGDRAVVTERVYHRPDDVRELRVPSGTAVTGWELVPPTRG, translated from the coding sequence TTGAGCCTCGCCGCTCCACCGCAGGACCCGCACGCCCCGCGCTTCAGGGTCCGCCCGCCCGCCAACTGGATGAACGACCCCAACGGTCCCTTCCACTGGCGCGGCCGCTACCACCTCTTCTACCAGCACAACCCCGACGCCCCGGTCCACGCGAACGTCCACTGGGGCCATGTCTCCAGCCCCGACCTCGCCCGCTGGGAGCACCACCCGATCGCCCTCACGCCGACTCCGGGCGGCCCGGACGAGGCGGGCTGCTGGTCGGGGTGCGTGGTCGACGACGGGGGCGTGCCGACGGCCGTCTACACCGGGGTCGACCGTGACCACAGCGGACTCGGCACCATCTGCCTGGCCCGGGCGGCGGATCCGGACGACCCCGCGCTGACCGGCTGGACTCCCCTGCCCACGCCGGTGGTCACGGGCCCGCCCGAGGGCCTGGACGTGGTGATGTTCCGCGACCCGTTCGTCTTCCGGCACGACGGACGGCGCTGGGCACTGGTCGGCGCCGGCCACGCCGACGGCACGCCGTCGGTCCTGCTGTACGACTGCGACGACCTGACCGACTGGCGCTTCGCCGGTGTGCTCCTGGACGGCCGGGACCCGGCCGCCGCGGCGGCGTTCGGCGACCGGGCGACAGGCTGGGAGTGCCCGCAGCTGTACGCGACACGGGGCGGCGAGTGGGTGCTGGTCGTGTCCCTCTGGGACGGCCACCCGTGGACCACCGGCTATCTCACGGGACGTCTGGACACCGGGCGCGCTCCGACGGACCTGCGCTTCTCGGCCCGGGCGGGCGGCCTGCTCGACCACGGCCGCGACTTCTACGCGCCCGCCGTGCTCCAGGAGCCGGACCGGGCCCTGCTGTGGGGCTGGTCGTGGGAGGCCCGCGAGCCGGGCGAGGCCGACTGGGCCGGCGTCCTGACCGCACCCCGGGTCGTCGACGTCCATCCGGACGGGGCGCTGCGGGTGACCCCGGCACCGGAGTTGCACCGCCTGCACGCGGCCGAGCCGTTCGTCGTCGCCCCGGGCCGGTCCGCGCTGCCGGCGGCCTACGACCTGACGGTCAGCGCCCGCGGTCACGCCACGGTGAGTCTCCTGCGGTCGTCCTCGGGCGCCGAGCTGACGGTCGGGCTGGACCCGGCTCGGGGCACCGTGACACTCGACCGGGGCGACTGGCCGCGCGGGGAGGCCGAGGCGGCGCCGGTCGTCGTGCGCGTGCCGCCGCGGGAGGAGCTCACGGTGCGGGTCCTCGCCGACGGCTCGCTGTACGAGCTGTTCGTCGGTGACCGGGCCGTGGTCACCGAGCGCGTCTACCACCGGCCCGATGACGTACGGGAGTTGAGGGTGCCGTCCGGAACGGCCGTCACCGGATGGGAGCTGGTCCCACCGACGCGCGGCTGA
- a CDS encoding LacI family DNA-binding transcriptional regulator translates to MGSAEEKPAARPGRPTSRDVARLAGVSHTAVSFVFNGRAEGNLSPATQERIRQAAVQLGYRPDPVARGLRRSRTAVIGLVTDEIASSPFAGRLLRGAMETAWAGEHLILTVDSGGDPAKEDAAVAELLDRRVDGIIYAAMSLRRVRVPEGLHRTHSVLANCLPEDDSLPAVVPAERAGGRTAARLLLEQGHRRVALVGGQDDIASVERLRGFRDALRAEGITVPRDWVVRTGGEISGGYEGAVRLFDGTPADRRPTGIFAYNDRVAAGVLHAATRLGISVPGELSVVGYDDQEHMAAYLAPPLTTVALPHRAMGEAAARLLLDAIATGRTPPATVRRLACPVISRASVGPAPIR, encoded by the coding sequence ATGGGCAGCGCCGAGGAGAAGCCGGCGGCACGACCGGGGCGTCCCACCTCGCGGGACGTCGCCCGGCTCGCCGGCGTGTCGCACACCGCGGTGTCCTTCGTGTTCAACGGCCGCGCCGAGGGCAATCTCTCGCCCGCCACCCAGGAGCGCATCCGGCAGGCCGCGGTCCAGCTCGGCTACCGGCCCGATCCCGTCGCCCGCGGCCTGCGCCGCAGCCGTACGGCCGTGATCGGCCTGGTCACCGACGAGATCGCCTCCTCCCCGTTCGCGGGGCGGCTGCTGCGCGGCGCCATGGAAACCGCCTGGGCCGGCGAGCACCTGATCCTCACCGTCGACTCCGGCGGCGACCCGGCCAAGGAGGACGCGGCGGTCGCCGAGCTCCTCGACCGGCGCGTCGACGGCATCATCTACGCCGCCATGTCCCTGCGCCGCGTCCGGGTCCCCGAGGGACTGCACCGCACCCACTCCGTGCTGGCCAACTGCCTGCCCGAGGACGACTCGCTGCCCGCCGTCGTCCCCGCCGAGCGCGCCGGCGGCCGTACCGCGGCCCGGCTGCTGCTGGAGCAGGGGCACCGGCGGGTCGCACTCGTCGGCGGGCAGGACGACATCGCTTCCGTGGAGCGGCTGCGGGGCTTCCGCGACGCGCTGCGCGCCGAGGGCATCACCGTCCCCAGGGACTGGGTCGTACGGACCGGAGGCGAGATCTCCGGCGGCTACGAGGGAGCCGTCCGCCTCTTCGACGGCACCCCGGCCGACCGCCGGCCCACCGGGATCTTCGCCTACAACGACCGGGTCGCGGCGGGCGTCCTGCACGCCGCGACCCGGCTCGGCATCTCCGTACCCGGCGAACTGTCGGTGGTGGGCTACGACGACCAGGAGCACATGGCCGCGTATCTCGCGCCGCCCCTCACCACGGTCGCGCTGCCCCACCGGGCGATGGGCGAGGCCGCCGCCCGGCTCCTCCTCGACGCCATCGCCACCGGCCGGACCCCGCCCGCCACCGTGCGGCGCCTGGCCTGCCCGGTGATCAGCCGCGCGTCGGTGGGACCAGCTCCCATCCGGTGA
- a CDS encoding aldo/keto reductase has protein sequence MISIPTHTLNDGTTLPALGLGTWPLGDDEAQQAVLSALEAGYRLIDTATNYRNETGVGRAVASGVVPREEIVVTTKLPGRHHGYEETLASFEASRARLGLEYVDLYLIHWPLPRVDRYVDSWKAMIKLREEGLVRSIGVSNFTPGHIERLEEETGVLPSVNQIELHPFLPQDELRAFHAGKGVLTESWSPLGRGTPLLRDPAVARIAEAHGVTAGQVVLRWHTQLGAVPVPKSANPERQRENLDVFGFELSEDEMTAVADRAHRRVGGDPEVHEEF, from the coding sequence GTGATCAGCATCCCGACGCACACGCTCAACGACGGCACGACGCTCCCCGCCCTCGGCCTCGGCACCTGGCCGCTCGGCGACGACGAGGCGCAGCAGGCGGTCCTCTCGGCCCTGGAGGCGGGCTACCGCCTGATCGACACGGCGACGAACTACCGCAACGAGACGGGGGTCGGCCGGGCCGTGGCCTCCGGCGTGGTGCCGCGCGAGGAGATCGTCGTGACGACGAAGCTCCCGGGCCGGCACCACGGCTACGAGGAGACGCTCGCCTCCTTCGAGGCGTCCCGGGCCCGTCTGGGCCTGGAGTACGTGGACCTGTACCTGATCCACTGGCCGCTGCCGCGCGTGGACCGGTACGTCGACTCCTGGAAGGCCATGATCAAGCTGCGCGAGGAGGGGCTCGTCCGGTCGATCGGCGTCTCGAACTTCACGCCCGGGCACATCGAGCGGCTGGAGGAGGAGACCGGCGTGCTGCCCTCCGTCAACCAGATCGAGCTGCACCCCTTCCTGCCGCAGGACGAGCTGCGCGCCTTCCACGCGGGCAAGGGCGTCCTGACCGAGAGCTGGAGTCCGCTGGGCCGGGGCACGCCCCTGCTCCGGGACCCCGCCGTGGCGCGGATCGCCGAGGCGCACGGGGTGACGGCCGGGCAGGTCGTGCTGCGCTGGCACACGCAGCTGGGCGCGGTGCCCGTCCCGAAGTCGGCGAACCCGGAGCGGCAGCGCGAGAACCTCGACGTCTTCGGCTTCGAGCTGAGCGAGGACGAGATGACCGCCGTCGCGGACCGCGCGCACCGGCGGGTCGGCGGGGACCCCGAGGTGCACGAGGAGTTCTGA
- a CDS encoding DNA polymerase ligase N-terminal domain-containing protein: protein MAERDRLRDYRGKRDFDRTGEPRGSGGSAGDRPRFVVQIHDASTMHFDFRLQVDDVLKSWSIPKGPSADPKDKRLAVPTEDHPLEYEEFEGVIPRGEYGGGTVIVWDHGTYEPLSHDRKGRPVDFAESLERGHATFRLSGAKLRGEYALTRFRGDGSGAGEEAWLLVRRAGGRARAHGAPDPRRARSAVSGRTLAQVASDAAGE from the coding sequence GTGGCTGAGCGGGACCGGCTGCGGGACTACCGCGGCAAGCGCGACTTCGACCGGACCGGCGAGCCCCGGGGCAGCGGGGGGTCCGCCGGGGACCGGCCCCGGTTCGTGGTGCAGATCCACGACGCGAGCACGATGCACTTCGACTTCCGGTTGCAGGTGGACGACGTCCTGAAGTCCTGGTCGATCCCCAAGGGCCCCTCGGCGGACCCGAAGGACAAACGGCTGGCCGTGCCCACGGAGGACCATCCGCTGGAGTACGAGGAGTTCGAGGGCGTGATCCCCCGCGGCGAGTACGGCGGCGGCACGGTGATCGTCTGGGACCACGGCACGTACGAGCCGCTGAGCCACGACCGCAAGGGGCGGCCGGTCGACTTCGCCGAGTCCCTGGAGCGGGGGCACGCCACGTTCCGGCTGAGCGGGGCGAAACTGCGCGGCGAGTACGCCCTGACCCGGTTCCGCGGCGACGGCAGCGGTGCCGGCGAGGAGGCCTGGCTGCTGGTGAGGCGGGCCGGGGGCCGGGCCCGTGCGCACGGGGCCCCCGATCCGCGCCGGGCGCGTTCGGCCGTGTCCGGGCGCACCCTCGCCCAGGTCGCCTCGGACGCGGCCGGGGAGTGA
- a CDS encoding DoxX family protein yields MPRSERSPLLLAGLLAAAGVAHFAAPRPFDATILGGLPGTPRTWTYASGAAELALAAGLALPRTRKAAALATAAFFVGVFPANVKMAADWRHRPAPQKAAAFGRLPLQVPLVLWARGVARNAEGRS; encoded by the coding sequence GTGCCCCGGTCCGAACGCTCGCCCCTGCTGCTCGCCGGCCTGCTGGCCGCCGCGGGGGTCGCCCACTTCGCCGCCCCACGCCCGTTCGACGCGACCATCTTGGGCGGCCTGCCGGGCACGCCCAGGACCTGGACCTACGCCAGCGGAGCCGCCGAGCTCGCGCTGGCCGCGGGCCTGGCGCTGCCGCGTACCCGCAAGGCCGCCGCGCTGGCCACCGCGGCCTTCTTCGTCGGGGTGTTCCCCGCCAACGTGAAGATGGCGGCCGACTGGCGCCACCGCCCCGCGCCGCAGAAGGCCGCGGCCTTCGGGCGGCTGCCTCTGCAGGTGCCCCTCGTGCTCTGGGCCCGCGGCGTCGCACGGAACGCGGAGGGCCGGTCGTGA
- a CDS encoding AraC family transcriptional regulator, producing the protein MSNIRHTPTAPTRAQRLTAGDRIDAHRHDDHQIVYAGSGVVAVTTDAGTWFAPGTRALWVPAGTVHAHRAHGRLDLHLVGLPAHDNPLGLDHPAVLAVTPLLRELILAYTRDPGDDSPERHRLRAVLRDQLRLSPQQPLRLPTPADPRLAAVCALVHADPADARTLAALGAATGAGERTLSRLFRSEFGMTFPQWRTQSRLYHALRMLADGLPVTTVAHRCGWSSASAFIDVFRRSFGYTPGAHNRRA; encoded by the coding sequence GTGTCGAACATCCGCCACACCCCGACGGCCCCGACCCGCGCCCAGCGGCTGACCGCGGGCGACCGCATCGACGCGCACCGGCACGACGACCACCAGATCGTCTACGCGGGCTCCGGCGTCGTGGCCGTCACCACCGACGCCGGCACCTGGTTCGCGCCCGGCACCCGCGCCCTCTGGGTCCCGGCCGGCACCGTGCACGCCCACCGCGCCCACGGCCGGCTCGACCTGCACCTGGTCGGCCTGCCCGCCCACGACAACCCGCTGGGCCTGGACCACCCGGCCGTCCTCGCCGTCACCCCGCTGCTGCGCGAGCTGATCCTCGCCTACACCCGCGACCCCGGCGACGACAGTCCCGAGCGGCACCGGCTGCGTGCCGTCCTCCGCGACCAGCTGCGCCTCTCGCCGCAGCAGCCGCTGCGCCTGCCCACGCCCGCCGACCCGCGCCTGGCCGCCGTCTGCGCCCTCGTGCACGCCGATCCCGCCGACGCGCGCACCCTCGCCGCCCTCGGCGCCGCGACCGGGGCGGGCGAGCGCACCCTCAGCCGGCTCTTCCGCAGCGAGTTCGGCATGACGTTCCCGCAGTGGCGCACCCAGTCACGGCTCTACCACGCCCTGCGGATGCTGGCCGACGGCCTGCCCGTCACGACCGTCGCCCACCGCTGCGGCTGGTCTTCCGCCAGCGCCTTCATCGACGTCTTCCGCCGCTCTTTCGGCTACACCCCGGGCGCGCACAACCGCCGCGCCTGA
- a CDS encoding ATP-binding SpoIIE family protein phosphatase gives MEDASAAAIIDARGTVTGWSEGARRLTGYPAEEAVGRPVRELLAEDVPPEAVSARSGTVMVRHRDGYLVGLRVTACVVTGRDGAPDGCVITAEPPGSAETSLAGKAFQQASMSMSVFDTDQRYLRLNYAACQVMGVSEETLLGRHFPETVEEAEHSRGFNWHLRHVVETGRPLRYESYTGAPALNREHAWVTEMWPLRDRSGELLGTALAAFDSTEQYWARQRLALLNEAAAAIGTTLDVVRTAEELIEVVVPRFADFASVDLFDWVLGAEESPTVPHDEIVLRRVAHGSVTEGTPEAAVHLGEVDAYPAFSPIARAMREGRAIVSQAGEPSFMRWVAERNTRAPQGSPYRQGVHSMMAVPLRARGITLGVAVAVRIRQVDDYVPDDAVFAEELGSRAAVCVDNARRFARERTTALALQHSLLPKGLPGQAAVQVAHRYLPSGSAAGIGGDWFDVIPLSGSRVALVVGDVVGHGIPSSATMGRLVTAVRTLADVDLPPDELLTHLDDLVTHLASDDEGDEVAELGATCLYAVYDPVTRRLNLAAAGHPAPALVLPDGSARLIPMSAGPPLGVGGLPFEATELQLPEGSVVALYTDGLVEDRDRDVDHATDELCRALTVPADSLDALCDTVLKAVLPEEPGDDVALLLARTRALGADQVATWDVTPDPAQVGATRQAATERLTEWGLDETAFVTELVVSELVTNAIRYGAPPIQLRLIRDQTLICEVSDGSSTSPHLRRAHQDDEGGRGLLLVAQLTQRWGSRQTTRGKTIWCEQSLTPLF, from the coding sequence ATGGAGGACGCCTCCGCTGCTGCGATCATCGACGCCCGCGGCACCGTGACGGGGTGGAGCGAGGGTGCCCGGCGGCTGACCGGCTACCCGGCCGAGGAGGCCGTGGGACGGCCCGTACGGGAACTGCTCGCCGAGGACGTGCCGCCCGAGGCGGTGTCCGCACGGTCGGGCACCGTCATGGTGCGGCACCGCGACGGCTATCTGGTCGGGCTGCGCGTCACAGCCTGCGTCGTCACCGGCCGGGACGGGGCACCGGACGGCTGCGTCATCACCGCCGAGCCCCCCGGCAGCGCCGAGACCTCCCTGGCCGGAAAGGCCTTCCAGCAGGCGTCCATGTCGATGTCCGTGTTCGACACCGACCAGCGCTATCTGCGGCTCAACTACGCCGCCTGCCAGGTGATGGGCGTGTCCGAGGAGACCCTGCTGGGGCGGCACTTCCCGGAGACCGTCGAGGAGGCCGAGCACAGCCGGGGCTTCAACTGGCACCTCCGCCACGTCGTCGAGACCGGCCGCCCGCTCCGCTACGAGAGCTACACGGGCGCCCCGGCCCTGAACCGGGAGCACGCCTGGGTCACCGAGATGTGGCCGCTCCGCGACCGTTCCGGCGAGCTCCTGGGCACCGCCCTCGCCGCGTTCGACAGCACCGAGCAGTACTGGGCGCGGCAGCGGCTGGCCCTGCTCAACGAGGCCGCGGCGGCCATCGGCACCACCCTGGACGTGGTGCGCACGGCCGAGGAGCTGATCGAGGTCGTGGTGCCCCGGTTCGCCGACTTCGCGAGCGTGGACCTGTTCGACTGGGTCCTCGGCGCGGAAGAGTCGCCGACCGTGCCCCACGACGAGATCGTGCTGCGCCGCGTCGCCCACGGCTCCGTCACCGAGGGCACCCCGGAAGCCGCCGTCCACCTGGGAGAAGTGGACGCCTACCCCGCGTTCTCCCCCATCGCGCGGGCGATGCGGGAGGGCCGGGCGATCGTCAGCCAGGCGGGGGAGCCGTCCTTCATGCGCTGGGTCGCGGAGCGCAACACACGCGCCCCGCAAGGCAGCCCCTACCGCCAGGGCGTCCACTCGATGATGGCCGTGCCGCTCCGGGCCCGCGGCATCACCCTCGGCGTCGCGGTCGCCGTGCGCATCCGGCAGGTGGACGACTACGTCCCCGACGACGCCGTGTTCGCCGAGGAACTCGGCAGCCGCGCCGCGGTCTGCGTCGACAACGCCCGCCGCTTCGCCCGCGAACGCACCACCGCGCTGGCCCTCCAGCACAGCCTGCTGCCGAAGGGACTGCCGGGCCAGGCCGCCGTCCAGGTCGCCCACCGCTATCTGCCCTCCGGCTCGGCAGCGGGCATCGGCGGTGACTGGTTCGACGTGATCCCCCTGTCCGGCAGCCGGGTCGCGCTCGTCGTCGGTGACGTCGTGGGCCACGGCATCCCCTCCTCGGCGACCATGGGCCGCCTGGTCACGGCCGTACGGACCCTCGCCGACGTGGACCTGCCACCGGACGAACTCCTCACCCACCTCGACGACCTGGTCACCCATCTCGCGTCGGACGACGAGGGCGACGAGGTCGCCGAACTCGGTGCGACCTGCCTGTACGCCGTCTACGACCCCGTCACGCGCCGGCTGAACCTGGCCGCCGCGGGGCATCCCGCCCCCGCCCTGGTACTGCCCGACGGATCCGCGCGGCTGATCCCCATGAGCGCGGGGCCCCCACTGGGCGTCGGGGGGCTGCCGTTCGAGGCGACGGAGCTCCAGCTGCCCGAGGGCTCCGTCGTCGCCCTCTACACCGACGGCCTCGTCGAGGACCGCGACCGCGACGTCGACCACGCCACCGACGAGCTGTGCCGCGCCCTGACGGTGCCCGCCGACTCGCTGGACGCGCTGTGCGACACGGTGCTGAAGGCCGTACTGCCGGAGGAGCCCGGCGACGACGTGGCCCTGCTGCTGGCCCGTACCCGGGCGCTGGGCGCGGACCAGGTCGCCACCTGGGACGTGACGCCCGACCCCGCGCAGGTGGGCGCCACCCGCCAGGCCGCCACCGAGCGGCTCACCGAGTGGGGGCTGGACGAGACGGCCTTCGTCACCGAACTCGTCGTCAGCGAACTGGTCACCAACGCCATCCGGTACGGCGCCCCGCCCATCCAGCTCCGTCTCATCCGCGACCAGACCCTCATATGTGAGGTCTCCGACGGCAGTTCGACCTCCCCGCACCTGCGGCGGGCCCACCAGGACGACGAGGGCGGCCGCGGACTGCTGCTGGTCGCCCAGCTCACCCAGCGCTGGGGCAGCCGGCAGACCACCCGGGGCAAGACGATCTGGTGCGAACAGTCGCTCACCCCGCTGTTCTGA
- the ligD gene encoding non-homologous end-joining DNA ligase encodes MAGLLDTLSDGQRRLLGAARPGAELAARPMLATLSDRRDFTEADEEWVFERKLDGVRVLAVREGERVTLLSRSGRRLNDTYPEIVDALAAQSGADFVLDGEIVAFSGGRTDFARLQQRMGLTRRQDVAASGVAVTYYVFDLLRLDGADTRELPLRIRKSLLRRALAYRSPLRLTPHRNAGGAELLADVCARGWEGLIAKRADGVYEPRRSGDWLKLKCSQGQEFVVGGFTEPAGSRVGLGALLLGHYEGGRLRYAGKVGTGFGRRTLLDLRERLDGLRESGSPFDGPVREAGARWVRPELVAQIAFAEWTRDGMLRHPRYLGLRDDKKPRDVVRERPPGHAAG; translated from the coding sequence ATGGCCGGTCTCCTCGACACCCTGTCCGACGGACAGCGGCGGCTGCTCGGGGCGGCCCGCCCGGGGGCGGAACTGGCGGCGCGCCCGATGCTCGCCACACTGAGCGACCGGCGGGACTTCACGGAGGCGGACGAGGAGTGGGTGTTCGAGCGGAAGCTGGACGGCGTCCGCGTGCTGGCGGTCCGGGAGGGCGAGCGGGTGACGCTGCTGTCCCGGTCGGGTCGCCGGCTGAACGACACCTATCCGGAGATCGTGGACGCCCTGGCGGCCCAGTCGGGCGCCGACTTCGTCCTCGACGGGGAGATCGTCGCGTTCTCGGGCGGGCGCACGGACTTCGCGCGGCTCCAGCAGCGCATGGGCCTGACCCGGCGTCAGGACGTGGCGGCGAGCGGCGTGGCCGTGACGTACTACGTGTTCGACCTGCTCCGGCTGGACGGGGCCGACACCAGGGAGCTGCCGCTGCGGATCCGCAAGTCGCTGTTGCGCCGGGCGCTCGCGTACCGCTCCCCGCTCCGGCTGACGCCGCACCGCAACGCGGGCGGCGCCGAGCTGCTGGCGGACGTCTGCGCCCGGGGCTGGGAGGGCCTGATCGCCAAGCGCGCCGACGGCGTCTACGAGCCGCGCCGGTCCGGCGACTGGCTGAAGCTGAAGTGCTCCCAGGGGCAGGAGTTCGTCGTCGGCGGGTTCACCGAGCCGGCCGGGAGCCGGGTCGGGCTCGGCGCGCTGCTCCTCGGCCACTACGAGGGCGGGCGGCTGCGGTACGCGGGCAAGGTCGGCACGGGTTTCGGCCGGCGCACGCTGCTGGACCTGCGCGAGCGGCTCGACGGGCTGCGCGAGTCCGGTTCTCCGTTCGACGGGCCGGTGCGGGAGGCGGGCGCGCGCTGGGTGCGGCCGGAGCTGGTGGCCCAGATCGCGTTCGCCGAGTGGACCCGGGACGGCATGCTGCGCCACCCGCGCTACCTGGGGCTGCGGGACGACAAGAAGCCGCGGGACGTGGTGCGGGAACGCCCGCCGGGGCACGCCGCCGGGTGA
- a CDS encoding carbohydrate ABC transporter permease, producing MSQATLSYSRVRHGLAPWARIAGLTVCALLTLGPVVWTVSTSLRTPAEAFNLPPQLIPAHPSTEAYRGVFDQIDVWLLALNSTLVTGLIAVGQMITAGLAGYAFARLEFRFKKPLFGLVLATMMVPLQVTIVPVFLVLKSMSLTDTLLGLIIPAFPTAFGTFLMRQYFLGMPKDLGEAAMLDGAGPWRTFRSVYAPLAAPGLAIVGVLAFNYHWNEFFRPLILETSGQNYTLPLGLVSLQGNLGTGSISVVLAGVVLSMIPAVAVFVVGQRPLREGITSAGVNR from the coding sequence ATGAGCCAAGCAACCCTGTCCTACAGCCGCGTGCGGCACGGGCTGGCGCCCTGGGCCCGGATCGCCGGGCTGACCGTGTGCGCCCTGCTGACCCTCGGCCCGGTCGTGTGGACCGTGTCGACCTCGCTGCGCACGCCCGCCGAGGCGTTCAACCTGCCGCCGCAGCTCATCCCGGCGCACCCCTCCACCGAGGCGTACCGCGGGGTGTTCGACCAGATCGACGTCTGGCTGCTGGCGTTGAACTCCACGCTGGTCACAGGGCTGATCGCGGTCGGCCAGATGATCACGGCCGGGCTGGCCGGATACGCCTTCGCCCGCCTGGAGTTCCGCTTCAAGAAGCCGCTGTTCGGTCTGGTCCTGGCGACGATGATGGTGCCGTTGCAGGTCACGATCGTGCCGGTGTTCCTGGTCCTGAAGTCGATGAGCCTGACCGACACCCTGCTCGGACTGATCATCCCGGCCTTCCCGACGGCGTTCGGCACGTTCCTGATGCGGCAGTACTTCCTGGGCATGCCCAAGGACCTGGGCGAGGCGGCGATGCTGGACGGTGCCGGGCCCTGGCGGACGTTCCGGTCGGTGTACGCCCCGCTGGCCGCGCCGGGCCTCGCGATCGTCGGCGTCCTGGCCTTCAACTACCACTGGAACGAGTTCTTCCGGCCGCTGATCCTCGAAACGTCGGGGCAGAACTACACGTTGCCGCTGGGGCTGGTGTCCCTCCAGGGCAACCTCGGCACCGGTTCCATCTCCGTGGTGCTCGCCGGTGTCGTGCTCTCCATGATCCCCGCCGTCGCCGTGTTCGTCGTCGGCCAGCGCCCTCTGCGTGAGGGCATCACGTCCGCAGGAGTCAACCGTTGA